The Microlunatus soli genome contains the following window.
GACGACGCGACGGTCCGCCAACTCGGTCCGCGGCGTACGGTGTCGGCTTCCCGGACCGCGATGCGCCCGTCGAGTCGCTGGGCCGACATCCAAGCTCACGCCGACGGCGTGATCGACCTGGCGTTGCAGCGGCTCGCGGAGTCGCACGACGGGCAGGCCGTCACCCACAGGATCGACGTGCAGGTGACCTACGCCGACCGCGGTCAGTGGAGCACCGAGCGCAGGTTGCCGACCGCCACCCGTGATCGGAATGTGCTGCGCCGACACTGCCGGGAGATGATCACGTCCAGTGGTGTCCAGGCGGCCGACCGGCCGGTGTTGTTGATCATGGTCGCGTTCCGGTTGACCGGCGTCTCGGGAAGTCGGCAGCAAAACGCCCTACCGCTGTTCTGAACTCCGTCATCCGCAGCTGCGGGTGGCCCTGCTGCGCCCGGTGGAAAAGCCGACGACCCTCGGACTGCCCCCCGGGTAGCATCGTCGGTCATGATCAACTATGTCCTCGGCGCGCCCGGCTCCGGCAAGAGTCTGATCATCCCGAGGCTGCGTCGACTGATGCCCGACCGGGTGGTGCTGGATTGGGATGCCCTTATGGAGCCGGCCGGCGACCTCGCCGGCGCTCCGATCCCTCAGACCCCGCGGACCTGGGAACCCTACGGGCGTCTGGTCCGGACCGTCGTCGACGCGATCCTTCCGGTGGATCTGGTGCTGCTCGGAGTCTGCACCCCGGCCGAGCTGGCCGATTGGCCCACGGGCTCGTGGCTCCTGTTGGACTGTTCCGACGAGGTACGTCGGCAGCGGCTGACTGCGCGCAACGAACCAGATGACATCGACGACGTGCTGCGCGATGCCGCCAACTACCGGGCACTCGGCCTGCCGGTCGTCGACACGACCTACCTCTCGCCGGACGAGGTAGCCACCTCGGTGGTCGACAGGACGAGTCGAGCGGCACCGACGTTCAGAAGGGACCAGCAGGTGCCGAAGATCTCGAGCTCGTGATCGACGTCGCGGAAGCCGTGCGCGGGTGGCGATCGAGGTCGCCCACTTCTCCACGGTCGGCTCAACGACCTCATCATCCCCACGATCTCATTCAGCCGTTGGGTAGTGCATACCTCCGAGACAGTCATGAGCCTCTGGTCTAGGCTGAGCGCCATGCTGCATGGCTTCGCGTATAGGGACGGCTCTGGTGTGAGTCGTGCCCGCGTGCGTCGCTGATCAAGTCTCGGCACATCCCAGAGCCCAAGGTGAGGACCATCCGGTTCTCACCTTCTTCGTTTTCAGGGCGAGGAATGCTGCTGGGAGTTCTTCGCTCGTGACGTGAAGGAGAACTCCATGACCACGCCCGACCAGGTCCTCGACCATTTGAGTCGAACAACCGATCAGATCTTCGGACGTGACGACTTTCGGGACCGGCTCGCTTCCGGTCGACGGCTGCGGATCAAGTTCGGCGTCGACTGCACGGCACCCGATCTGCATCTCGGGCACGCGGTGAACCTGTGGATGATGCGTTACCTGCAGGATCTCGGTCATGTCGTGGTGTTCCTGCTGGGCGATACGACGACGCGGATCGGAGACCCGACCGGCCGAAACACGACCCGTCCGGTGCTGACCGAGGACGAGATCGACCGAAACGCCAGCGCCTTCCTGGAGCAGGTGACCCTGGTGCTTCGCAACGACCCCGACGTGCTGGAGATCCGGCGCAACTCCGAGTGGTACGACCCCATGACAATCACCGATCTGATCGGGCAGCTCAGCATGGTGACGCACAGCGAGTTGCTGGCCCGGGACATGTTCCAGAAGCGACTGCGGGACCATCGTGAAATCGCCATGCATGAGTTGATCTACCCGGT
Protein-coding sequences here:
- a CDS encoding DEAD/DEAH box helicase family protein, with the protein product MINYVLGAPGSGKSLIIPRLRRLMPDRVVLDWDALMEPAGDLAGAPIPQTPRTWEPYGRLVRTVVDAILPVDLVLLGVCTPAELADWPTGSWLLLDCSDEVRRQRLTARNEPDDIDDVLRDAANYRALGLPVVDTTYLSPDEVATSVVDRTSRAAPTFRRDQQVPKISSS